In a genomic window of Gossypium arboreum isolate Shixiya-1 chromosome 7, ASM2569848v2, whole genome shotgun sequence:
- the LOC108455073 gene encoding uncharacterized protein LOC108455073 isoform X1 yields MTNKKSNLMSIYKISISFHFSTSNAFGFRPEVFQFRFSDSKIRSIMAQSSGSNTGKKLIRIDVSSDSVCPWCFVGKRNLDKAIAQSKDQFDFEIKWHPFFLDPSAPKEGVSKREYYEKKFGSRTQVLLARITEIFRNVGLEYDMSGLTGNTLDSHRLIYFAGKQGLDKQHALVEELYLGYFTQGKYIGDREFLLESARKVGVEGAAEFLENPNKGVKEVNEDLQKYSANISGVPNYVINGKQQLSGGQPPEVFLRAFHVAAK; encoded by the exons ATGACCAACAAAAAGTCCAACCTTATGTCTATATATAAAATCTCTATTTCCTTCCATTTTTCAACATCAAATGCGTTTGGTTTCCGTCCAGAAGTGTTTCAGTTTCGTTTTTCAG ACAGCAAAATCCGAAGCATAATGGCTCAGTCATCTGGTAGCAATACAGGGAAGAAGCTTATTCGAATTGATGTCAGTTCAGACAGCGTTTGCCCATGGTGCTTTGTGGGAAAAAGGAACCTGGACAAAGCAATTGCTCAATCTAAGGATCAATTTGATTTTGAG ATTAAATGGCATCCATTTTTTCTTGATCCCTCGGCACCCAAGGAAGGAGTCAGCAAGAGAGAATACTATGAGAAGAAGTTTGGATCTCGAACTCAAGTACTTTTAGCTCGGATAACTGAG ATATTTAGGAATGTTGGATTAGAATATGACATGTCCGGACTAAC GGGAAATACTCTTGACAGCCATAGGCTGATCTATTTTGCTGGAAAACAAGGTCTTGACAAGCAACATGCTCTTGTGGAGGAGCTTTATCTCGGCTACTTCACCCAGGGAAAATACATTGGTGATCG GGAGTTTCTTCTGGAATCTGCTAGGAAGGTTGGTGTTGAAGGAGCTGCAGAATTTCTTGAAAATCCTAACAAAGGAGTTAAGGAG GTTAATGAGGATCTGCAGAAGTACTCAGCAAACATTTCTGGAGTCCCAAATTACGTG ATAAATGGGAAGCAGCAGCTGAGTGGCGGCCAACCACCCGAAGTCTTCTTGAGAGCTTTTCATGTGGCAGCAAAATAA
- the LOC108459233 gene encoding MADS-box protein SOC1-like, translated as MVRGKTQMKRIENAASRQVTFSKRRNGLLKKAFELSVLCDAEVALIIFSTRGKLYEFSSSRKEDAIARGDRDSV; from the exons ATGGTGAGAGGGAAAACACAGATGAAGAGAATAGAAAATGCAGCAAGCAGGCAAGTGACGTTTTCAAAGAGAAGAAATGGATTACTCAAAAAGGCTTTTGAGTTATCAGTGCTTTGTGATGCTGAAGTTGCACTTATTATCTTCTCTACCAGAGGGAAACTCTATGAGTTTTCTAGTTCTAG GAAAGAGGATGCAATAGCACGAG GTGACCGAGATTCCgtttaa
- the LOC108455073 gene encoding uncharacterized protein LOC108455073 isoform X2 encodes MRLVSVQKCFSFVFQKDSKIRSIMAQSSGSNTGKKLIRIDVSSDSVCPWCFVGKRNLDKAIAQSKDQFDFEIKWHPFFLDPSAPKEGVSKREYYEKKFGSRTQVLLARITEIFRNVGLEYDMSGLTGNTLDSHRLIYFAGKQGLDKQHALVEELYLGYFTQGKYIGDREFLLESARKVGVEGAAEFLENPNKGVKEVNEDLQKYSANISGVPNYVINGKQQLSGGQPPEVFLRAFHVAAK; translated from the exons ATGCGTTTGGTTTCCGTCCAGAAGTGTTTCAGTTTCGTTTTTCAG AAAGACAGCAAAATCCGAAGCATAATGGCTCAGTCATCTGGTAGCAATACAGGGAAGAAGCTTATTCGAATTGATGTCAGTTCAGACAGCGTTTGCCCATGGTGCTTTGTGGGAAAAAGGAACCTGGACAAAGCAATTGCTCAATCTAAGGATCAATTTGATTTTGAG ATTAAATGGCATCCATTTTTTCTTGATCCCTCGGCACCCAAGGAAGGAGTCAGCAAGAGAGAATACTATGAGAAGAAGTTTGGATCTCGAACTCAAGTACTTTTAGCTCGGATAACTGAG ATATTTAGGAATGTTGGATTAGAATATGACATGTCCGGACTAAC GGGAAATACTCTTGACAGCCATAGGCTGATCTATTTTGCTGGAAAACAAGGTCTTGACAAGCAACATGCTCTTGTGGAGGAGCTTTATCTCGGCTACTTCACCCAGGGAAAATACATTGGTGATCG GGAGTTTCTTCTGGAATCTGCTAGGAAGGTTGGTGTTGAAGGAGCTGCAGAATTTCTTGAAAATCCTAACAAAGGAGTTAAGGAG GTTAATGAGGATCTGCAGAAGTACTCAGCAAACATTTCTGGAGTCCCAAATTACGTG ATAAATGGGAAGCAGCAGCTGAGTGGCGGCCAACCACCCGAAGTCTTCTTGAGAGCTTTTCATGTGGCAGCAAAATAA
- the LOC108455088 gene encoding E3 ubiquitin-protein ligase At3g02290, giving the protein MGSVCCCLRTEDFEDYMNPNSNVYRNCLCLGCFVQNFLHVCTTLFQRGEMHSVPSSTEGTASMNTSASLDNSLSDMYCSTPRPLPWDADTRYFRLQRDDLVSRCEKGSSHSQEESEPLRGEDDAGSESLSKGDKWNACEQGSTEQYCKSSQLSSTKGLDGTGYIYSPIEEEDVCPTCLEEYTLENPKIVTKCSHHFHLGCIYEWMERSENCPVCGKVMAFDETI; this is encoded by the exons ATGGGCTCTGTTTGTTGCTGCCTGCGTACTGAGGATTTTGAGGACTACATGAATCCAAACAGTAATGTATATAGAAACTGTCTGTGCCTCGGTTGCTTTGTTCAAAATTTCCTGCACGTG TGTACCACATTATTCCAAAGAGGAGAGATGCACTCTGTCCCTTCATCCACTGAGGGAACGGCATCTATGAACACTTCTGCATCACTAGACAACTCACTTTCTGACATGTACTGTTCTACTCCAAGGCCCTTGCCTTGGGATGCTGACACTAGATATTTTCGCTTACAACGTGATGATCTTGTTTCAAGATGTGAGAAGGGTTCAAGTCATTCACAAGAGGAATCAGAGCCTTTAAGAGGTGAAGATGATGCAGGTTCTGAATCTTTGAGTAAAGGAGACAAATGGAATGCTTGTGAACAAGGCTCAACAGAGCAGTATTGTAAATCCTCGCAACTCTCATCAACAAAAGGATTAGATGGAACTGGGTACATCTACTCACCAATAGAAGAGGAGGATGTCTGTCCGACATGTCTTGAAG AATATACGTTAGAGAATCCGAAGATAGTAACAAAATGTTCCCACCATTTCCATCTTGGTTGCATTTATGAATGGATGGAGAGAAGTGAAAACTGTCCAGTCTGTGGAAAG GTTATGGCGTTCGATGAGACAATTTAG